The Sesamum indicum cultivar Zhongzhi No. 13 linkage group LG1, S_indicum_v1.0, whole genome shotgun sequence genome includes a window with the following:
- the LOC105165259 gene encoding LOW QUALITY PROTEIN: CCR4-NOT transcription complex subunit 11 (The sequence of the model RefSeq protein was modified relative to this genomic sequence to represent the inferred CDS: deleted 1 base in 1 codon), with translation MLGFEDCGKLLRMLNGGEERTIEEIVADFNSKFPRSVQFFVCSALDFLTADPKEKFLSPIQRLISFAILHQAYASQQPSSNPFISKLVDAAYNDEAEKYERAFILQLLGSSNLSNSRELLKQSAVDYIKNFDLSSYSFPQREHIQQQYXXXXKCVFKDNSVKNVVPDPDVPRGCNSNSPEFDAQPGVTSKIGSGNIDETLAGLLSSLSLEGLGPKWTRPFPPRLPVMDGELLWLNPDINHELLWDYGMCADTSRGAAVRDLIAKALKGPLVPMQQEQVLVELANDPKLVYHCGLTPKKLPDLVENNPMIAVEVLIKLVNSPEISEYFTVLVNMEMSLHSMEVVNRLTTTIELPTEFLHTYISNCISACQGIKDRYMQNRLVRLVCVFLQSLIRNKIINVHDIFIEVQAFCIEFSRIREAAGLFRLLKTLE, from the exons ATGTTGGGGTTCGAGGACTGCGGGAAGCTGCTGAGGATGCTTAATGGCGGAGAAGAAAGGACCATTGAGGAGATCGTCGCGGATTTCAACTCCAAATTTCCGCGCTCCGTCCAGTTCTTCGTCTGCTCCGCCCTCGACTTTCTCACAGCAGACCCAAAG GAAAAGTTTTTATCTCCAATTCAGCGGTTGATTTCGTTTGCAATTCTTCATCAGGCCTATGCATCACAACAGCCTTCTTCGAACCCTTTCATTTCTAAGCTTGTAGAT GCAGCTTATAATGATGAAGCTGAAAAGTATGAAAGGGCATTTATTCTTCAATTGTTAGGATCTTCCAACTTGTCGAATAGCAGAGAG CTTCTCAAGCAATCTGCAGTggattacataaaaaatttcgaCCTTTCATCATAT TCCTTTCCACAACGTGAGCATATTCAGCAACAATATTGNNNN NNNNNTAAATGCGTGTTTAAGGACAACTCTGTGAAAAATGTAGTTCCTGATCCTGATGTTCCCCGTGGATGTAATAGTAATTCGCCTGA GTTTGATGCACAACCAGGAGTTACATCTAAAATTGGATCCGGGAATATAGATGAAACTCTAGCTGGGTTATTGTCGTCTCTTTCACTGGAGGGACTAGGTCCGAAATGGACCAGGCCGTTCCCTCCAAGGCTCCCAGTAATGGATGGAGAG CTATTGTGGCTGAACCCCGATATTAACCATGAGCTATTGTGGGACTATGGGATGTGTGCTGATACTAGTAGAGGAGCAGCAGTTAGAGATTTAATTGCAAAGGCGCTGAAGGGTCCACTGGTGCCGATGCAACAAGAG CAAGTGTTGGTGGAGTTGGCGAATGACCCGAAGCTTGTATATCACTGTGGGCTGACACCTAAAAAGCTTCCA GATCTAGTAGAGAACAATCCCATGATTGCAGTTGAAGTTCTGATTAAGTTGGTGAATTCACCTGAAATATCAGA ATACTTTACAGTTCTTGTAAATATGGAGATGAGTCTTCATTCCATGGAAGTTGTGAACAGGCTAACAACTACAATTGAACTTCCTACTGAGTTCTTACACACTTACATCTCGAACTGTATAAGTGCTTGTCAGGGCATCAAG GATAGGTATATGCAGAACAGACTTGTGAGATTGGTCTGTGTTTTTCTGCAAAGTTTGATCcggaataaaataataaacg TTCATGACATCTTTATTGAAGTGCAAGCATTCTGCATTGAGTTCTCCCGGATTAGAGAAGCTGCAGGATTATTTCGTCTTCTTAAAACCTTGGAATAG